A single region of the Streptomyces sp. ITFR-16 genome encodes:
- a CDS encoding CbtA family protein: MNSISVRALLVRGMLAGLVAGALALVVAYFLGESRVDAAIALEEAHSHDHGGGEELVSRTMQSTAGLATGVLVFGVAVGGIAALVFCYALGRMGRFGPRATAALIAGAALLTVYVVPFLKYPANPPAVGNPDTIGKRTTLFFLMVALSVLLAVAAVILGKRLAPRLGAWNATIAAAAGYVLVIGLAYAFLPSFNEVGKDFPATLLWQFRLATLAVQFTLWTTFGLVFGYLTERLLVPKADAVTAGSGKASRTAAAVG, encoded by the coding sequence ATGAACTCCATATCTGTCAGAGCTCTGCTGGTCCGCGGCATGCTGGCCGGGCTCGTCGCGGGTGCGCTCGCACTCGTCGTCGCCTACTTCCTCGGTGAGTCCCGCGTGGACGCGGCCATCGCCCTCGAAGAGGCGCACAGCCACGACCACGGCGGCGGCGAGGAACTCGTCAGCCGCACGATGCAGTCCACCGCCGGCCTCGCCACCGGTGTGCTCGTCTTCGGTGTGGCCGTCGGCGGTATCGCGGCCCTCGTCTTCTGCTACGCCCTGGGCCGGATGGGCCGGTTCGGCCCTCGGGCCACGGCGGCGCTGATCGCGGGCGCGGCGTTGCTCACCGTGTATGTCGTGCCGTTCCTGAAGTACCCGGCCAACCCGCCGGCCGTCGGCAACCCCGACACCATCGGCAAACGCACCACGCTGTTCTTCCTGATGGTCGCCCTCAGCGTGCTGCTGGCCGTCGCCGCCGTCATCCTCGGCAAGCGGCTCGCCCCCCGCCTGGGCGCCTGGAACGCGACGATCGCCGCGGCGGCCGGCTATGTGCTGGTAATCGGCCTGGCCTACGCCTTCCTGCCGTCGTTCAACGAGGTCGGCAAGGACTTCCCGGCCACCCTGCTGTGGCAGTTCCGGCTGGCCACGCTCGCGGTCCAGTTCACCCTCTGGACCACCTTCGGCCTCGTCTTCGGCTACCTCACCGAACGCCTGCTGGTGCCGAAGGCCGACGCGGTCACGGCGGGCAGCGGCAAGGCGAGCCGGACGGCGGCCGCCGTCGGCTGA
- a CDS encoding LacI family DNA-binding transcriptional regulator has protein sequence MSQLPEQNSEGPVPTSADVARLAGVSRATVSYVLNNNAEVRISDPTRRRVREAAAELGYVPHAAARSLRAGHSRMVLLPTGNVPAGPLHLRFLRELESGLRRLDYTVVQYGSLGLDADDAARAWAELRPVAVIVPGSVPLTPQGIAVLRRSGAKAVITLGPEPVEGAHALIMDQREVGGCAVRHLLERGRRRIGVVMPEEPGPALFAAPRLTGARQAATAFGALIEPLPLRYDEESAAALAARWPALALDAVFAHDDSYAMLLMRALKDAGIDMPAATAVVGADDSMLGRLLRPRLSSVRMELATVEPLADLVDRLVQHPRTQPERHDLLRARAVPRESS, from the coding sequence ATGAGCCAGTTACCCGAGCAGAACTCCGAAGGCCCCGTCCCCACCAGCGCCGATGTGGCGCGGCTGGCCGGCGTCTCCCGGGCCACCGTGTCCTATGTACTCAACAACAACGCGGAGGTACGGATCAGCGATCCGACCCGCCGCCGGGTGCGGGAGGCCGCCGCCGAACTCGGTTACGTACCGCACGCGGCGGCCCGGAGCCTGCGCGCGGGACACTCCCGCATGGTGCTGCTGCCCACGGGAAACGTGCCCGCCGGCCCCCTGCACCTGCGCTTCCTGCGCGAACTGGAGTCGGGCCTGCGGCGCCTGGACTACACGGTCGTCCAGTACGGCTCGCTCGGCCTCGACGCCGACGACGCCGCCCGCGCCTGGGCCGAACTGCGGCCCGTCGCCGTCATCGTGCCGGGTTCCGTCCCCCTCACCCCGCAGGGCATAGCCGTGCTCCGGCGCTCCGGGGCCAAGGCGGTGATCACCCTCGGGCCCGAACCGGTGGAGGGCGCCCACGCCCTGATCATGGATCAGCGCGAGGTCGGCGGCTGCGCCGTCCGCCATCTCCTGGAACGCGGCAGGCGCCGCATCGGCGTGGTGATGCCCGAGGAACCGGGCCCCGCCCTGTTCGCGGCCCCGCGCCTGACCGGCGCCCGGCAGGCCGCCACGGCCTTCGGAGCCCTGATCGAGCCGCTTCCGCTGCGCTACGACGAGGAGTCGGCCGCCGCCCTCGCCGCCCGCTGGCCCGCGCTCGCCCTCGACGCCGTCTTCGCCCACGACGACAGCTACGCGATGCTTCTGATGCGGGCCCTGAAGGACGCGGGCATCGACATGCCGGCCGCGACCGCCGTGGTGGGGGCGGACGACTCCATGCTCGGCAGACTGCTCAGACCCCGGCTCAGCAGCGTACGGATGGAACTGGCGACGGTGGAGCCGCTGGCCGATCTGGTGGACCGCCTGGTGCAGCACCCAAGGACGCAACCCGAGCGCCACGACCTGCTGCGGGCGCGGGCCGTGCCCCGGGAGTCGAGCTGA
- a CDS encoding CbtB-domain containing protein: protein MAQSAAPATGAPAITPISLKAIAPWAVFFGIVMLILLYFVGAEQGATALISGEGVHEWVHDGRHLLGFPCH from the coding sequence ATGGCACAGTCTGCTGCCCCCGCCACCGGCGCACCCGCCATCACCCCCATCTCGCTGAAGGCCATTGCCCCCTGGGCGGTCTTCTTCGGCATCGTCATGCTGATCCTGCTGTACTTCGTCGGCGCCGAGCAGGGCGCCACCGCGCTCATCTCGGGCGAAGGCGTGCACGAGTGGGTCCACGACGGCCGCCACCTCCTCGGTTTCCCCTGCCACTGA
- the trxA gene encoding thioredoxin, translating into MSTVELTKENFDQVVSENDFVLIDFWASWCGPCRQFAPVYDSASERHEDLVFAKVDTEAQQELAAAFEIRSIPTLMIVRDNVAVFSQPGALPEAALEDVIGQARKLDMDEVRKSIENEQKGSPEGQQ; encoded by the coding sequence ATGAGCACCGTAGAGCTCACCAAGGAAAACTTCGATCAGGTCGTCAGCGAGAACGATTTCGTCCTGATCGACTTCTGGGCTTCCTGGTGCGGCCCGTGCCGGCAGTTCGCCCCGGTCTACGACTCGGCCTCCGAGCGTCATGAGGACCTGGTCTTCGCCAAGGTCGACACGGAGGCGCAGCAGGAGCTGGCGGCGGCCTTCGAGATCCGGTCGATTCCGACCCTGATGATCGTCCGGGACAACGTGGCGGTCTTCTCGCAGCCCGGCGCACTGCCGGAGGCCGCGCTGGAGGACGTCATCGGCCAGGCCAGGAAGCTGGACATGGACGAGGTCCGCAAGTCCATCGAGAACGAGCAGAAGGGCAGCCCGGAAGGGCAGCAGTAG
- a CDS encoding type II toxin-antitoxin system PemK/MazF family toxin, giving the protein MTIQHRTDSHDGPADFPGRTGPTATAQAEPHEVGPVRTSYAPDRDGDPDPGEIVWTWVPFEENDGRGKDRPVLVVAREAAGTLLAVQLSSKQHDRDREWVALGAGPWDSSGRPSWVDLDRVLRVHEDGMRREACALDRDRFDLVVGRLRELYGWR; this is encoded by the coding sequence ATGACCATCCAGCACCGCACCGACAGCCATGACGGGCCGGCCGACTTCCCCGGCCGTACCGGTCCCACCGCCACCGCCCAGGCCGAACCGCACGAGGTGGGCCCGGTCCGCACCTCCTACGCGCCCGACCGGGACGGCGACCCCGACCCCGGCGAGATCGTCTGGACCTGGGTGCCGTTCGAGGAGAACGACGGGCGGGGCAAGGACCGTCCGGTGCTCGTGGTCGCGCGCGAGGCGGCGGGCACGCTGCTGGCGGTGCAGCTCTCCAGCAAGCAGCACGACCGCGACCGGGAGTGGGTGGCGCTGGGCGCGGGCCCCTGGGACAGCTCCGGCCGGCCGTCCTGGGTCGACCTGGACCGGGTGCTGCGGGTGCACGAGGACGGGATGCGGCGCGAGGCGTGCGCCCTGGACCGGGACAGGTTCGACCTGGTCGTGGGGCGGCTGCGGGAGCTCTACGGCTGGCGCTGA
- a CDS encoding family 16 glycosylhydrolase, which translates to MSSPHLTRRLLVPALSVLALVATTSGLASGAPQPFDAAAPAAQGSVAAAATFTDDFDGPAGSAVDGGKWQIETGDNVNNHEGQYYTAGNSNAALDGQGHLVITARKENPNNYQCWYGTCEYTSARLNTSGKFTSTYGHVEARMKIPRGQGMWPAFWMLGDDIGQVGWPNSGEIDVMENVGFEPSTVHGTLHGPGYSGAAGIGAGYTLPDGQAFADDFHTFAVDWAPDSVTWSVDGNVYQHRTPADTGGNPWVFNKPFFLILNLAVGGDWPGNPDGNTTFPQELVVDHVHVTTSDVAPPA; encoded by the coding sequence ATGAGTTCCCCCCACCTGACCAGGCGTCTCCTGGTCCCAGCGCTCTCCGTACTCGCCCTGGTCGCCACCACCTCCGGACTCGCGTCCGGCGCCCCCCAGCCGTTCGACGCGGCGGCCCCGGCAGCGCAGGGCTCCGTCGCGGCTGCCGCGACGTTCACCGATGACTTCGACGGACCAGCCGGTTCCGCCGTGGACGGCGGCAAGTGGCAGATCGAGACCGGCGACAACGTCAACAACCACGAGGGGCAGTACTACACGGCGGGCAACAGCAACGCCGCGCTCGACGGCCAGGGCCATCTGGTCATCACCGCCCGCAAGGAGAACCCGAACAACTACCAGTGCTGGTACGGGACCTGCGAGTACACCTCGGCCCGGCTCAACACCTCGGGCAAGTTCACCTCCACCTACGGGCACGTCGAGGCGCGGATGAAGATCCCGCGCGGTCAGGGGATGTGGCCCGCATTCTGGATGCTCGGCGACGACATCGGGCAGGTCGGCTGGCCCAACTCCGGTGAGATCGACGTCATGGAGAACGTCGGCTTCGAGCCGTCCACGGTCCACGGCACCCTGCACGGCCCCGGTTACTCGGGCGCCGCCGGCATCGGCGCGGGCTACACCCTCCCGGACGGCCAGGCCTTCGCCGACGACTTCCACACCTTCGCCGTCGACTGGGCCCCCGACTCCGTGACCTGGTCGGTGGACGGCAACGTCTACCAGCACCGCACGCCCGCCGACACCGGCGGCAACCCGTGGGTCTTCAACAAGCCCTTCTTCCTCATCCTCAACCTCGCGGTCGGCGGGGACTGGCCCGGCAACCCGGACGGGAACACGACCTTCCCCCAGGAACTCGTCGTCGACCACGTCCACGTCACCACCAGCGACGTCGCACCGCCCGCCTGA
- a CDS encoding NAD(P)/FAD-dependent oxidoreductase, whose product MTHAVEPVAYDVVVIGAGPVGENVADRTRAAGLSTAIVESELIGGECSYWACMPSKALLRPVVARADARRVPGLSASVQGPLDTAAVLAHRDDYASHWKDDGQVAWIEGIGADIYRGHGRLTGTKAVTVTAPDGTEHRLTARHAVAVCTGSRAVVPDLPGIATARPWTSREATSAKEVPGRLIVVGGGVVGVEMATVWGALGSEVTLLVRGKGLLPKMEPFAGELIAEALTEAGAGIRTGVSATSVRRAAPDGPVTAELDNGESIEADEILFATGRAPRTDDLGLETVGLEPGSWLTVDDSCRVEGSTWLYAVGDVNHRALLTHQGKYQARIAGAAIAARAEDVPLLETDPWGAHAATTDHAAVPQVVFTDPEAASVGLTLAEAERAGHRVRAVDYDLASVAGAGLYADGYRGRARMIVDLDREILLGVTFVGPGIGELLHSATVAVAAEVPVDRLWHAVPAYPTISEIWLRLLEAYRG is encoded by the coding sequence ATGACACATGCTGTGGAGCCTGTCGCGTACGACGTCGTGGTCATCGGTGCAGGTCCGGTGGGTGAGAATGTGGCGGACCGGACCCGGGCCGCCGGGCTGAGCACCGCGATCGTGGAGTCCGAGCTGATCGGCGGCGAGTGTTCGTACTGGGCGTGCATGCCGAGCAAGGCACTGCTGCGCCCCGTCGTCGCCCGTGCCGACGCCCGCCGCGTCCCCGGTCTGAGCGCATCCGTCCAGGGACCGCTGGACACCGCCGCGGTCCTCGCCCACCGCGACGACTATGCCTCGCACTGGAAGGACGACGGCCAGGTCGCCTGGATCGAGGGGATCGGCGCGGACATCTACCGGGGCCACGGCCGGCTGACCGGTACGAAGGCGGTCACCGTCACGGCCCCCGACGGTACGGAACACCGGCTCACCGCCCGGCACGCCGTCGCCGTCTGCACGGGCAGCCGGGCCGTGGTGCCCGACCTGCCCGGCATCGCGACCGCCCGTCCCTGGACCAGCCGGGAGGCGACGAGCGCCAAGGAGGTGCCCGGCCGGCTGATCGTCGTCGGCGGGGGAGTCGTCGGCGTGGAGATGGCCACCGTCTGGGGCGCCCTGGGCTCCGAGGTCACCCTGCTGGTACGCGGCAAGGGGCTGCTGCCCAAGATGGAACCCTTCGCCGGTGAACTGATCGCGGAAGCCCTGACCGAGGCGGGGGCCGGCATCCGTACGGGCGTCTCGGCCACCTCCGTACGGCGTGCGGCCCCGGACGGGCCGGTCACCGCGGAACTGGACAACGGCGAGAGCATCGAGGCCGACGAGATCCTCTTCGCCACCGGCCGCGCCCCGCGCACCGACGACCTGGGCCTGGAGACGGTGGGACTGGAGCCCGGCTCATGGCTCACGGTCGACGACAGCTGCCGGGTCGAGGGCTCGACCTGGCTCTACGCCGTCGGCGACGTGAACCACCGGGCGCTCCTGACCCACCAGGGCAAGTACCAGGCGCGCATCGCCGGGGCCGCCATCGCCGCCCGCGCGGAGGACGTGCCGCTGCTGGAGACCGACCCCTGGGGAGCCCACGCCGCGACCACGGACCACGCGGCCGTCCCGCAGGTCGTCTTCACCGACCCGGAGGCCGCGTCGGTGGGCCTCACCCTCGCCGAGGCGGAGCGGGCGGGCCACCGGGTCCGCGCGGTCGACTACGACCTCGCGTCGGTGGCGGGCGCCGGCCTCTACGCGGACGGCTACCGGGGCCGCGCGCGCATGATCGTCGACCTGGACCGGGAGATCCTGCTGGGTGTCACCTTCGTCGGCCCCGGCATCGGCGAACTGCTGCACTCGGCGACGGTCGCGGTCGCGGCCGAGGTCCCCGTCGACCGGCTCTGGCACGCGGTCCCGGCGTACCCGACGATCAGCGAGATCTGGCTGCGGCTGCTGGAGGCGTACCGGGGCTGA
- a CDS encoding histidine phosphatase family protein gives MTVRVMLISPAMNAALREARFAGDAPLDASGLRQTRSAAERVPAADRFRHGPSVRCTLTADALGLRSTAEHALRDWELGRWAGARLDEIGASEPEAVAAWLADPAGAPHGGESLLGLCARAGAWLDSLGDDDGGRVLAVAEPALVRAAVVHALTLPPQAFWRLDVAPLALTELSGRSGRWNLRCGRPLAPEPAR, from the coding sequence ATGACGGTACGGGTGATGTTGATCTCACCGGCGATGAACGCCGCGCTGCGCGAGGCGCGGTTCGCGGGTGACGCGCCCCTCGACGCATCGGGGCTCCGGCAGACCCGGTCCGCCGCCGAGCGGGTGCCCGCCGCGGACCGGTTCCGGCACGGCCCGTCGGTGCGGTGCACCCTGACGGCCGACGCGCTCGGGCTCCGGTCCACGGCCGAGCACGCCCTGCGTGACTGGGAGTTGGGCCGGTGGGCCGGTGCGCGGCTGGACGAGATCGGGGCGAGCGAGCCGGAGGCGGTCGCGGCCTGGCTGGCGGATCCCGCCGGCGCCCCGCACGGGGGCGAGTCGCTGCTCGGTCTGTGCGCGCGGGCGGGCGCCTGGCTCGACTCGCTGGGGGACGACGACGGCGGGCGGGTGCTGGCCGTGGCCGAACCGGCTCTGGTGCGGGCGGCGGTCGTGCACGCGCTGACCCTCCCGCCGCAGGCGTTCTGGCGGCTCGATGTCGCACCGCTGGCCCTGACGGAGCTCAGCGGCAGGTCGGGACGGTGGAACCTGCGCTGCGGCCGGCCGCTCGCCCCTGAGCCGGCCCGCTGA